In Thermococcus alcaliphilus, one DNA window encodes the following:
- a CDS encoding RAD55 family ATPase, which translates to MKRISTGVEGLDKMLNGGLIPGRAYLIKGGPGAGKTTLAMQFLMEGTKKGEKCLYITFEEPISTLKEDMSKFGFDLDHPNIKLVDATPVGEKKTIFADVLYEEFATSFEKLTRAISEELNAENYSRIVIDPLTMIRLTIIDELEYRRTFMAFLKTISKYKATIILTSELRDSDIEEYLVSGVIELRSIEERGKTLRGIKITKFRGSTFDEEIRPYKITDKGIEVYHQEVLFHGV; encoded by the coding sequence ATGAAGAGAATTTCTACAGGGGTTGAAGGCCTCGATAAAATGCTCAACGGTGGCCTCATCCCCGGGAGGGCGTATCTTATAAAAGGAGGACCTGGAGCTGGTAAAACTACGTTGGCAATGCAGTTTTTGATGGAAGGGACTAAAAAAGGAGAAAAATGTCTGTATATTACTTTTGAAGAGCCCATTTCAACCCTCAAAGAGGACATGAGCAAATTTGGCTTTGATCTGGATCACCCCAATATAAAGCTCGTGGATGCAACACCCGTAGGAGAAAAGAAGACTATCTTTGCCGACGTCCTTTATGAAGAATTTGCAACCAGCTTTGAAAAGCTTACAAGGGCAATAAGCGAAGAACTCAATGCTGAAAATTACTCAAGAATAGTTATAGATCCTTTAACAATGATCAGGCTTACGATTATAGATGAGCTTGAGTACAGAAGAACTTTTATGGCTTTTCTGAAGACGATATCCAAGTATAAGGCTACAATTATCCTTACTTCAGAGCTTAGAGATAGTGATATTGAGGAGTATCTTGTGAGCGGGGTTATAGAGCTGAGATCAATCGAAGAGCGTGGAAAGACCCTTAGAGGCATTAAGATAACGAAGTTCAGAGGGAGTACCTTTGATGAGGAGATTAGGCCTTATAAGATAACTGACAAGGGCATTGAAGTTTACCACCAAGAAGTTCTGTTTCACGGGGTCTGA
- a CDS encoding rubrerythrin family protein yields the protein MVVERKMTKKFLEEAYAGESMAHMRYMIFADVAEKEGFPNIAKLFRAIAYAELVHAKNHYEALGNVKDTPSNLQVAIDGETYEVEEMYPVFNKVAEFQGEKEAVRSTHYALEAEKIHAELYKKAKELAEQKKDIEIKKVYICPVCGYTAVDEAPEYCPVCGTSRDKFVVFE from the coding sequence ATGGTGGTTGAAAGAAAAATGACCAAGAAGTTTCTTGAGGAAGCATACGCTGGGGAAAGCATGGCCCACATGAGGTACATGATTTTTGCGGATGTGGCTGAGAAGGAAGGATTTCCAAACATAGCGAAGCTTTTTAGAGCTATAGCCTATGCAGAGCTCGTTCATGCAAAAAATCACTATGAAGCTTTAGGCAACGTTAAGGACACCCCAAGCAATCTTCAAGTTGCTATTGATGGCGAGACCTATGAAGTTGAAGAAATGTACCCTGTTTTCAATAAAGTGGCAGAGTTCCAAGGAGAGAAAGAAGCCGTTAGGAGCACTCACTATGCCTTGGAGGCCGAAAAAATCCATGCAGAGCTTTATAAAAAGGCAAAAGAACTTGCAGAGCAGAAGAAGGACATAGAGATAAAGAAGGTCTACATCTGCCCAGTTTGCGGCTACACAGCAGTTGACGAGGCTCCAGAGTACTGCCCAGTCTGTGGCACTTCAAGGGACAAGTTCGTAGTGTTTGAGTAA
- the rd gene encoding rubredoxin — MAKWKCIVCGYIYDEEAGDPDSGVAPGTKFEDIPDDWVCPLCGAPKDMFEKIED; from the coding sequence ATGGCGAAGTGGAAGTGCATAGTTTGTGGATACATATACGATGAGGAAGCAGGGGATCCGGATAGTGGAGTTGCCCCAGGAACAAAGTTTGAGGACATCCCGGATGATTGGGTATGCCCGCTCTGTGGAGCTCCAAAAGACATGTTTGAAAAGATAGAGGATTGA
- the sorA gene encoding superoxide reductase SorA, whose translation MIGETIRSGDWKGEKHVPVIEYEREGELVKVKVQVGKEIPHPNTTEHHIRYIELYFLPEGENFVYHVGRAEFTAHGESVNGPNTSDVYTEPIAYFVLKTKKKGKLYALSYCNIHGLWENEVQLE comes from the coding sequence ATGATTGGTGAAACCATAAGGAGTGGGGACTGGAAAGGAGAAAAGCACGTCCCCGTTATAGAGTACGAAAGAGAAGGAGAGCTTGTTAAAGTTAAGGTGCAAGTTGGTAAAGAAATCCCGCATCCAAACACCACCGAGCACCACATCAGATACATAGAGCTTTACTTCTTACCAGAGGGCGAGAACTTTGTTTACCATGTTGGAAGGGCTGAGTTTACAGCCCATGGAGAGTCTGTAAACGGCCCAAACACGAGTGATGTGTACACAGAGCCCATAGCTTACTTTGTACTCAAGACCAAGAAGAAGGGCAAGCTCTATGCTTTGAGTTACTGTAACATCCACGGCCTCTGGGAGAACGAGGTTCAGCTTGAGTGA